One Papaver somniferum cultivar HN1 chromosome 10, ASM357369v1, whole genome shotgun sequence genomic window carries:
- the LOC113316046 gene encoding uncharacterized protein LOC113316046: MNVKLSPTDGKDLPNPTLYPQLVGSLNYLTITGPDISYVVHVVSQFMASPRTSHFAAVLRILRYVKGTLYQGLHFSSISDFPLRAYTDSDWDGDIIDRRSTTGLLYVLRQLSYFLEKQETNSCLSF; encoded by the coding sequence ATGAATGTCAAGCTCAGTCCTACTGATGGAAAAGATTTGCCTAATCCAACCTTGTACCCTCAGCTTGTGGGCAGTCTCAACTATTTGACTATCACCGGGCCAGATATTAGTTACGTTGTTCATGTCGTAAGTCAGTTCATGGCTTCTCCTCGCACCTCTCATTTTGCTGCAGTTCTTCGTATTCTACGATATGTGAAGGGAACATTGTATCAAGGGTTGCACTTCTCCTCCATATCAGACTTTCCTCTCCGTGCTTACACTGACTCGGATTGGGATGGGGATATCATTGACAGACGGTCAACAACAGGTTTATTGTATGTTCTTAGGCAACTCTCTTATTTCTTGGAGAAGCAAGAAACAAACAGTTGTCTCTCGTTCTAG